A single window of uncultured Sunxiuqinia sp. DNA harbors:
- a CDS encoding TonB-dependent receptor: protein MKMTLVLCLFLGLFSSMAETTAQETKLNLNIQSGTVKDVIEEIEQLTDYSFMYDNNIFDVNRQISVSERNSTVSEVLDRVVDNENLKYEIVNRFIVISAKTPSVTQQTIQKVSGTVTNEKGEILPGVTVIIKGTTNGTITDFDGNYTLSTIPSDATLVFSFIGMKTQEVPVAGKSQINVTMQEESIGLDEVVAIGYGTMKKSDLTGSVSNVSSDNFNKGSQMAAQQLVQGKVSGVNISLNSGKPGGATTVRVRGGTSISASNDPLYVIDGVPISTTAGVSSANIRGTGTDFFDQEPTNPLMTLNPNDIESINVLKDASATAIYGSRGANGVIMITTKKGKAGKAQVTYDVSTSLANVANTLDVLTADEYRKEVIALGYEEGIHYNDLGASTNWQDLIYRTALSHDHYLSLSGGDESTSYRVSLGYGDQEGIMLGSKLEKANARVNILHEALDGKLKFDLRMNYGQNTANQAPVSNTVGSEAGSSMNYEAYVFNPTYPVRDANGDYYHVLPYRINPVSFSTDITDERTNRKFLGNLAATYQIIDPLSVKVNIGYTNQGINRNSYISKENPLGEGYGGYVSVQKLEDYSKLFESFLSYKDDFGKIGIDAIAGYSYQYFFNEGLRNTASGFLSDEFRWYSLQAASNLESATSFAESNTLISMYGRLNLNIDDRFLVTGTLRRDGSSRFGSGNKWGLFPSGAVSWRLTQEDFFNSSTISDLKLRASYGVTGNQEIGNYQSLSSLSASSSGYIVGGNRLTVVLPSRYANPNLKWEQTSQWDFGVNFGLFDQRLYGSIDYYYKKTSDLLLSVAVPSPSIVSTQIANVGSVENKGLEFELGAHIVDRDDFAWDADFNLSLNRNKVLSLSNDSWSGEDVLSAPIQGAGLAGGFAQLITEGKPLGSFYGKVFKGIENGVEVFEDESDFIGSAQPDFTFGLSNNFNYKNWGLVINLRGSVGNDVYNLTANNLGYLINLPGRNALKSAVDSGISKNEAKQYSSRWIEDGSFLRLDNVTLSYNFDLHNTFLSNARVYVSGQNLFVITGYSGLDPEVNSEVSGTGVAPLGIDYLSYPKARTFSLGATISF, encoded by the coding sequence ATGAAGATGACCCTAGTCTTGTGCCTATTCCTAGGCCTTTTTAGCAGCATGGCAGAGACCACTGCTCAAGAAACCAAGCTGAACCTAAACATTCAGAGCGGCACCGTTAAAGATGTTATTGAAGAGATTGAACAACTGACGGATTATTCGTTCATGTACGACAACAATATTTTTGATGTCAATCGCCAAATATCTGTTAGCGAACGTAACTCAACGGTCTCTGAGGTTTTAGACCGTGTTGTCGACAATGAAAACCTTAAGTATGAAATAGTAAATCGGTTTATTGTCATCTCAGCAAAAACCCCATCAGTTACCCAACAAACGATTCAGAAAGTATCAGGAACAGTAACCAACGAAAAAGGAGAAATACTTCCGGGGGTTACTGTAATCATTAAAGGTACCACAAACGGCACGATAACTGATTTCGACGGTAATTATACCTTATCGACTATCCCTTCTGATGCAACTTTGGTGTTTTCATTTATCGGAATGAAAACTCAGGAAGTTCCGGTTGCAGGAAAAAGTCAGATTAATGTTACCATGCAGGAAGAATCCATTGGATTGGATGAAGTAGTAGCTATTGGTTACGGTACCATGAAAAAAAGTGATCTGACCGGATCAGTTTCAAATGTAAGCAGTGACAATTTCAACAAGGGCTCTCAGATGGCAGCTCAACAGTTAGTACAAGGAAAAGTTTCAGGTGTCAATATTAGTTTGAACAGCGGTAAACCAGGTGGTGCAACGACGGTTCGTGTTCGTGGTGGAACCTCCATTTCAGCGTCAAACGATCCATTGTATGTAATCGATGGTGTGCCAATCTCAACAACTGCAGGTGTTAGCTCAGCAAACATCCGTGGAACCGGTACTGACTTTTTCGATCAGGAACCGACTAACCCTTTGATGACTTTGAATCCGAATGATATTGAATCGATCAATGTTTTGAAAGATGCCTCCGCAACAGCGATCTACGGTTCTCGTGGTGCCAACGGTGTGATCATGATTACAACAAAAAAAGGCAAAGCCGGCAAAGCACAGGTTACATACGATGTTTCGACAAGCTTGGCAAATGTTGCCAATACTCTGGATGTTTTGACAGCTGATGAATACCGGAAAGAAGTCATCGCGTTAGGATACGAAGAAGGGATTCATTACAATGATCTGGGTGCCAGTACAAACTGGCAAGATCTGATTTACCGTACCGCATTATCACACGATCATTATTTATCCTTATCGGGTGGAGACGAATCGACAAGCTATCGCGTATCACTAGGTTACGGCGATCAGGAAGGCATTATGCTGGGCTCGAAACTGGAAAAAGCCAATGCCCGGGTAAACATCCTTCATGAAGCGTTGGATGGAAAACTAAAGTTCGATCTTCGGATGAACTACGGACAAAATACAGCTAACCAAGCTCCGGTTTCAAACACCGTGGGTAGCGAAGCTGGTTCAAGTATGAACTATGAAGCTTATGTTTTCAATCCGACTTATCCGGTACGCGATGCAAACGGCGACTATTACCACGTGTTACCTTACCGGATCAACCCTGTTTCATTTTCAACAGATATTACCGATGAGCGTACGAACCGAAAATTCCTCGGAAACCTGGCAGCTACCTATCAGATCATTGATCCACTTAGCGTTAAGGTGAATATTGGTTATACAAACCAGGGAATCAACCGTAACTCCTACATCAGCAAAGAAAACCCGCTTGGAGAGGGCTATGGCGGTTATGTTAGTGTTCAGAAGCTGGAAGACTATTCAAAACTGTTTGAGTCTTTCTTGTCGTACAAGGACGACTTTGGAAAAATCGGTATCGATGCGATTGCTGGTTATTCTTACCAATACTTCTTCAACGAAGGCTTGAGAAACACTGCTTCCGGTTTCTTGTCGGACGAGTTTAGGTGGTACAGCCTGCAAGCTGCTTCTAACCTTGAGTCGGCTACAAGTTTTGCTGAAAGCAATACGTTGATCTCCATGTACGGCCGTTTGAACTTGAATATCGATGATCGCTTTTTGGTTACCGGGACACTGAGACGTGACGGATCCAGCCGCTTCGGTTCAGGTAACAAGTGGGGATTATTTCCGTCCGGAGCTGTTTCATGGCGTTTAACGCAAGAGGATTTCTTTAACAGCAGTACTATCTCCGATTTGAAACTTCGCGCCAGCTATGGTGTGACTGGTAACCAAGAAATTGGTAACTACCAATCATTATCTTCATTGAGCGCTAGTTCAAGCGGGTATATCGTAGGCGGCAATCGTCTGACTGTTGTATTACCATCTCGTTATGCAAATCCAAATCTAAAATGGGAGCAAACCTCACAGTGGGACTTCGGTGTGAATTTCGGACTTTTCGATCAACGTCTTTACGGTAGTATCGATTATTACTATAAAAAGACCTCAGATCTTCTTTTGAGTGTTGCAGTTCCTTCCCCGTCAATTGTATCAACTCAGATTGCTAATGTTGGTAGTGTGGAAAACAAAGGTTTAGAATTTGAATTAGGAGCTCATATCGTTGATCGTGATGATTTTGCGTGGGACGCAGATTTCAATCTGAGCCTTAACCGCAACAAGGTATTGAGCCTGTCGAACGATAGTTGGTCGGGCGAAGATGTATTGTCTGCCCCGATTCAGGGTGCAGGACTTGCCGGCGGTTTTGCCCAGCTCATTACTGAAGGAAAACCTCTGGGATCGTTTTACGGAAAAGTATTCAAAGGAATTGAAAATGGAGTTGAAGTATTTGAAGATGAAAGTGACTTCATCGGTAGTGCACAGCCTGATTTCACCTTCGGCTTGAGTAACAACTTCAACTATAAGAACTGGGGATTGGTAATCAACTTACGTGGTTCCGTTGGAAACGATGTTTACAACCTGACGGCTAATAACCTGGGTTATCTGATCAATCTTCCGGGACGAAATGCACTGAAAAGTGCTGTGGATAGTGGTATTAGTAAAAACGAGGCTAAGCAATATTCGTCTCGCTGGATCGAAGATGGTTCATTCCTGCGTCTGGACAATGTGACACTATCTTACAACTTCGATCTGCACAATACTTTCTTGTCAAATGCCAGAGTTTATGTTTCAGGTCAGAACTTGTTCGTAATCACAGGTTATTCAGGCTTAGATCCTGAAGTAAACTCTGAAGTTTCCGGTACTGGGGTTGCTCCACTCGGAATTGACTATTTAAGTTATCCAAAAGCAAGAACATTCTCGCTTGGAGCAACTATTTCATTTTAA